TCATGACCGTCTGTCTCTAGATTAATCAATGGGATCTGCACGGCAAATTTGTCTATCACCTCAGCTGCAGTATTCCATATGATCGCCTTTCCACCAAACTGCACTGCACCAGAATCCGCTGGTTCACTGTAGTTTGCATTGATGTTGATATCACTTCTAAAATCTCTGATATCCGGATGCGATACATAGAGTGGCTTGAAGTCTGCGATTTCCGCTTCTGCCAAAGCAATACGACCATTATCAAGGCTCCCCTTCAGGTGAATACTACCTCCCAAGGAAGTGTTTGCGCTCAGGAGTACGTCTGTATAACTCGTGTTTTCTATGCGTAGATCCAGATGAGTCAGGTTCTCTTCAATGCTTAGCTTTCCTGTATGAAGGATTTTCAGGTCAAAGGCCAAATCTGCTTCCAGAGCACCATCTTCCAAAGTAATGAGTTTGAAATAGGGCACTAAATCAGGAATCTTGAATCTCTCTTTCTTGGCTTTTTTCTTTTCCGCTTTGGAGATTGGATGATAGTATAAACGCCCAACCGGCTTGACAATCTCTACTGATGATACTACATTATTCAGTTTGAAACCGGACAGAATAAATTTGTACAGATTGTAGCGCAGTCTTACACTATCTATCTTGAGATCAATCAGACTGTCCTGCGTGGCAATGTTGAAATCCTGCACCAGAATCTGTTTATCGCTGATATGAAGGTTACCAATTTTTATAGAGGCATTAGCAGCCTTACCAATCATTGAAGCGATATAATTCCGCACAAAGTCTCTACCTCCCAAAGGATACCAAATGCTGAAGAAAAGCACATTGATCACCAAGAGGACAATAATCAAAATGAGAAACTTGCGGGGACGATGCATGTTATGCCTCGAGCTGTATCAACCTGCCATCGATAAGTTCGTAACTGCGGCTTGCTTTCGACGCCGCTTCTACATCATGGGTTACCACCACAAATGCTTGATTGAGTTCTTTATTAAGCTTCCGAATCATCTCCCATACTTCATTACTATGAGTGGGATCAAGGTTTCCGGTGGGTTCATCTGCCAGCACCAGTTTGGGATTGTTTGCCAATGCCCTGGCCAGGCTCACTCTTTGTTGCTCACCTCCGGAGAGCTGATTGGGATATCGATTCAAGCGATCCTGCAAACCCAGCAATACCAACAATTCCTTGGCTCTAGCTCTTGCTTCAGATTCACTGCGACCTGCAATCAGCAAAGGCAGAGCTACATTCTCGGTGGCACTAAGGTCATCAATCAGATAGTGAAATTGGAATACAAAACCTAAGTCTCTGTTTCGCACTATCGGAGCCTGGGGATCGTTTGAGCGAATAGGTTGGGAACAAATCCTGAGTTCACCCCCATCAGGCTCATCCAGCAAGCCCATGATGTGCAGCATTGTGCTTTTTCCACATCCGGATTTTCCGGTGATACAGACCAGTTCTCCGGCTGATACATCTAGAGATGCATCCTTCAGAACTTCTATGATCTGGTCGCTGTCAATATAGGACTTACTCAAGTGTTTTGCACTTAATATCATGCTTCCTCGCTAATTTTTGTTGCGGATAATATCGATGATCTGTAACCGCTCTATCTGCTTCAAGGGAATAAGGATACATATAAAAATCAGGATAGTGGCGACCACAAAGATTACCAATAGATTCACAAAAGTGATCTGAGCTCCCAGAGTGTCAATGAAATAAACATCACCCTTCAATCGATAAAAGCTCTGCTTCTCCACACACCAGGACAAGAAAACACCAAACATCTGCCCGACAATCACGGAAAGAACAGCCACTAAGCCTACTCGGAACGAAAACAATCTGCGAATGGAACCGATCCCTGCTCCCAAGGTCTGCAATACCGCTATTTCCGCTTTTTTATCTATGATAATGGTGCTTACTGTGGAGATCACGTTGATACCTGCGATCAATACCAGAAAACTAAAGACGATGAATATGAGCCATTTTTCCATAGCAACCAATCGCAAGAGGCTTTCTGCGTAGAGATTCCACGGAATGGCGATATAATCCACTCCCAAGTGATTGATCAGATATTGTGCCAATTCGGAAGCTTGATCAGCATCTTTTAAACGCAATTCCACCTTGGAATACCCTGAAGGAAGCATCATCAAGTCACGGGCATCTTCTTCGCTGGATATTACTATACTGCGATCGTTCTCATAATAACCAGAGCGGTATACAGCAGCGATAACATAATTGTAATGGGCACTGGGGATGCCCAGAGGACTGATCCGATCCAGGCGGGGATAATTCAAGCTAAGCGTATCGCCTATGCTCAAACCCAGCTCCTCCAGAAGATAGTGCCCTACGATCACCTCTCCCCTATTAATCTGTGTCTTTCCTTTGCTGATATACTGGCTGTATGGAGCATCATCATGAGCATCATAAGCGCGCAGGTTCGCAGCTCGAATCTTGTCTTGGTTTTGCGCCATCAAAGAAAACTGTAGAGTCGCCACACTGGATTGAACTTCATCTATCTGCTCCGTTATCTTACGGATTTGATCGATCTGTTCTACACTAAGTAGATTCGAATCGGACGAAGCGATACTAATATGAGCAAAGCTATCCAACAAGAGTCTTTTGAGCGTGCTTTCATAACCTTGGAATAAGTGCAATCCTGCAGAAAGAATGCCTACAGAAAGTACAATACCTAAAACCATAAACACAAAACTAAAGCGAAACAGGTTTCGCTTCGGAGATTTAATATATCGTTTCAGAAAAAAAAGCTCAAGGTTTTGCATCTTTACTGTGTTGCTCCACATTGAGCATTGTCTCAATGGACAATGGTAAACGCTGAGTGGGACTGATTCGGTTTATGATGAGCTCAGAAATCAAGCCCAGAGATATGAACTGAAGCCCACCCAAGATCATAAGAACTCCCAATAACAAGAGGGGGCGATTCGAAAGAGGCATACCCCAGAATATCTTCAAAACTGCAAGGTATAGAGTAATAAGTGATCCTATTATAGTGGAAATAAGCCCTACTCTACCAAATAGATATAGCGGACTCTTAATGTAATATGTAATCATCCTCACAGTAAGTAGATCAAAGAAGCCACGTAAGTAACGTTCTACCCCGTATTTGCTCTTCCCATACTGCCGCGCCCGATGCTCTACGGGGATCTCCCCCACTCTGAACCCTAAGGAATGAGCCAGAGCTGGTATATAGCGATGCATCTCCCCATATAGTGAGAGTTCCGTCACAACCTCCCGCCGATATGCTTTGAACCCGCAATTGTAGTCATTCAGTTTCAGCTTGAAGGTGTATCCGGTTACAGAATTGAACAGTCTGGAAGGTAACCTTTTGTACCATGGATCACGGCGCTTCTTCTTCCACCCGGATACAAGGTCAAAACCCTCGTTCAACTTTGCTATGAAGGCAGGTATTTCCGCAGGAATGTCTTGCAGATCGGCATCCATGGTAAAGACAATCTCGCCATCGGCATGTTCAAAGCCTTTTTGGAGCGCAGCGGCTTTCCCAAAGTTGCGGCGAAATTTTATCACCTTTACCTGTTGGTCTAGCGCTGCCAGATCACACATTACTTTATAGCTGCCATCGGTGGAACCATCGTCCACAAAGATAATCTCATAAGTGTTATCACCCAGATTGGCCAGGATTTCATCATAGAGCTGATTGAGGGACTCACACTCATTCAAAACAGGAATCACAAACGATATCAGCATATTGTCCTCACTATATGAACAAACTCACAACAGTCATCACTAAAGCGGAAGACAACGGTATTTTGATATTGTCATCCAGAGGTACACTACTCAGTTCAGCCGCTGTAGCTGTTAATGCACCAATAATGGCCAGCCAGGGATTTGCCAGCCACCATAATCCAAAAACAGCACAGGTGACAAAGCAAGCCAGGCTTCCTTCCAGGCTTTTGTTATTTCGCAGGAACTTCCGTTTACCAAAATTCATACCTATCAATGCGGCAAAAGTATCACCTATGCTTAGAAATGCAATGGAAGCCGCTGCAATTCTCTCATCAAAGAACGCGACGCAGAGCAAGCTGGAAACCAATAAATAAGTGGCTCCGGTAAAATCCTTGAGTTCGTGTCTCCTCAAGATCATACCAAAGAGACGATGAAAGGTTTTACGAAAGCTGCGTTGCCAAAAGCGGTTAAACTCTATTACTAAGCTGACAACCAAAGCAGCCAGTAGCATCGCAAAGGCAATACGCCTGTTGTATTCCAGAGTATAGCGATAACCGAGAGGAATCACCAACGAACTAAGATGAATTGACTTTCTAAGAGTCTCGCTAAGTCTTCCCATGATGCACTAATCAAGTATTTTTAGAATGCGTAGCTGGTTGGCTGAGCGCCACAAAACGAGACAATCGTACTCCTTATCCTTCATGAGATGCAGCCCCCCGCAATCCAGATTCCAAGAACCGGCCATTTCGCTCACTTTCAGTCCCCTGATGAGCAAAGTAGGTTCCGGATTCTTTTGACCCCATGGAAGCATGATTTCTAGCTTCTGCCATTGCTCTTGATTCATCTCCGCAAGTGAGCATTCAACATCGTAATGAATCTCATCTACTTCGTTTGAAGATATAAGGTTAGCACTCAAGTAATCAGTAAAACACTCAAGGAAACCGTCATAAGAATCTGTATTCATGGAGAATCCGGCTGCTTTTGCATGTCCGCCAAATTGGATGAGATGATCTTTACAGTGCGTAAAGGCATCCACCATGTTAAAACCTTCTCCGCAACGCCCTTCGCATACCGTATTGCCGTTGTGATGTTTCAGCATGATAGTCGGGATACCCAGCCGGTTCACAATAAAAGTAGATGCTGTGCCCAACAAAGAATATGGAATGGCGTCTTCTTCGTCGTAATATACAAAGAAGTTTCCCACAAAGTTTTCTGCTAGAGTCTCCAGAAAGCTGAAGACATGGTTCAGTTCCGCTTCCCAGATATTCTTTTGCTCTTCTAGACCCTCAAACAGACGAGCCTTGGCATCGGAGAGTTGCAAAATGAAGCGGAGCGCTGTATGCTGTCCTCCCTCTTCCCGGCCATTGGCAATAAGGCGGGATGTATAGATAAGGAAATTATTGACATCGGTGGGGTTGTCTACCCTGCTGTAGTTACGCAAAAGAAACTGTACTGTATGGTCGCTTACTTCTTCGAAGTGCTTTAAAACATGTCTTACCAGGATTCGGTTGATACCGATCATGGGTACCTTATCCGCCAATGAGCCTACTGCAGTCCAAAAGTAGCTGGCTGGATCGATAGGATGTTCCCATACTTTGGCCAGATAACGAATCAGCATCAGTACCACACCTACTCCAGCCAAGGCTTTGAAGGGATACTCGCAGGATGGTAACTGCGGATTCATAACGGCATAAGCATTGGGCAACATATCTGATTGCACAAGATGATGGTCGGTGATTATAACATCACAACCAATATCATTCAGCTTTTCTACTCCTTTAAAAGCGGAGATGCCATTATCCACAGTAATAACGAGCTTGTAACCATTCTTCTTTACATGCTCGATAAAGCCTGCCTGGATACCGTGAGGTTCCAGATTGCGGTTTGGGATATAGTAGCTATGACGCTGATATCCGCAACTGTTCAGATAGTTGTACAATATGTATGTGCTTGTGATACCATCCGGATCGTCGTGCCCAAAAATGACCATAGGTTCGTTTTGGAAAATGGCTTCCCGTATTCGCTCCGAAACCTTGTCGATGTTCGCAAAGAGACCCTCGTCCGGCAAATCATCGATACTGCTCTCCATATCAATAGGCAGTAGATTGCGGGCTTTTAATATTCTTTCGGATAAATTGCCATCTGCTACCATTGTTGCAATTCCTCCGCCTTAGGTATCTCTCTGGGAGCAGTGCGATCAATCGCTTTGCTAATGATGTCGAAACCGGTAAAACCAATAAGCATCATATAACTGGTGTCCTGGATATTATGTGTGTCCAGAGAACCGCGTGTCTGATACATAAAGCCAAGGTCCAAGCGATTCACTTCTCCCTTTAGTGGTAAGCTGAAACCGGCACTGATGGCATTCTCGTCCACATACTCCCCGTTTACTTTGAACGGTAAAGCGCGTCTGGAATAACCTGCCCGCAACGGAATCTTGTGATACCAATAGCGCTTGCGTGCAGTATTGGGCTCATATGCCACACCAACACCCAGTTTCCAGCCATCACGCAAGTTGGCATCGGTTTCGGAGAAGGCTTCATAAGTGTAATCAGCGGCAACCTTGAACTCCCGTAGCATAAGGCCGGTGTAGCCAAAGCCAATGGTAAGAGGGATGTCAAATGATGAATTTTCTGCTTCACCGCTACTGTGGAAACTGCTCCAGATTCTTTCTCCCTTCAATGTAACTGGCAGGGTCGCATAAGAGCCAAAGGCATGGTCATTATATCGCTGCACAAATCCAACGCTGATGCTGGGATTCTTGTAGTTTTGCTCCAACGTCTCGGAGCTGGGCACTGTGTTTTCAGATGAGCTTTGAACAAATTTGCGGTTGTCATGCCCTAAAAAATAATTACCGCTGATACCAAGGTTCAGGTTTTTGTATCTATAGCTGTAGACGAGGTCCGCACGGTACAAGTATTTATCCACTTCCTGGCTTTCTATGGTAAGGCTATCGATCATGGTCTGATTTTTCACCAAACCATTGGCATAAGAAGCAAACTGGAAAGCAAAACGATGTTTCTTTACCGGAATCGATATGCTGAAATAGGGGAAATCTACCGAATCATCCCGAAAGCTGTTCTCGTTTCCGTTGTATTTGGATTTATATCCGGTATAGCCAAAAACCATACCCGTACCAAAGAGGGTCTTGTTGTCAATATTGCTCTGAGCTGGATTTGCGTAGGCGGTGTTATTGCGAAACACATCGCTGGAGCCGGTATCTCCCATGCTCAAACTATAAATGTCGCGCCCATAGTATTGGACAGGATAACCATCGTAAGAGAAGATGGAATTTCCTGCCCACAGTGACATGGCTATCAGACAGGATGCGATTAGTATTGATCTTTTCATTTCTTATGACCTGCTTTATGGTGTTTAACCGGATCTGGTGGAACGCGGAAGAACTTCATCGCGTTATTATATGAGGCTTCTGCCACTTCATTGGGACTGATCTCTTTGATCTGTGCAATCTTTTCTGCAACAAGATGTAACAGCAGCGGAGAATTGCGTTGTCCTCGGTGCGGATGAGGCGGTAAGTAGGGACAATCCGTTTCGATCATGAATCTGTCCATAGGCACCAAACGAACCACATCATCCAGATGAGAATTGTTGTAGGTAATACTGCCTGTAAAACTCATCATCCAGCCAGCATCCAGAACCTGCTGGGCAAAGATGATGTCTCCGGAGAAGCAATGGAACACAGCTTCCTTCACGTTTTCCTGTTTCAGTATATTGTAACATTCCTGATGCGCTTGTCTGTCGTGAACTACCACTGGCAAATCGTATTCAACAGCCAAGTGAGCTTGATTTGCAAATACTTCCCGTTGCACTGGATAAGGAGACAGATTGCGGAAGAAATCGAGGCCGATCTCGCCAATGGCCAAGACTTTCTTTTCCCGCGCATGTTTCTTCACCAGCTCTGCGTCAAATTCTTGAGCGTCGTGCGGATGAAAACCAACCGAAGTATAAATATGCAGATGCTTCTTGGCCAGTTCCAGCGACGATATTGCGGTATCCTTGTTGTATGAGATGTTGATAATGTATTCGATACCAGTGCTAAAACATTTATTGATAAGACTCTCCCGGTCAGAATCAAAATCCGGAAGGTCCAGATGCGCATGAGTCTCAAACAGCTTCATATTTCTAGGCGAGTCCCCTTTTTCTTGTTTGTGTCAATTATATCACCTTCTTTATCCTGTCAAAGAGAATTTTGGCCAGCTCTGTTAAGCAGGCTTTTTCATATAGTACAGATACTCCAGGTGAGCTCTTAATACTGCTCATTCAAAGCAAGGAGTTGATATTGGGAAGCAATGCAGATAGCCGCCGTTTCCGCCCTTACAATCCGTTTGCAGATGCTAATGGAAGGAATTTCCTGCATCACCTGGATATCAGCTTCCGAAAAGCCCCCTTCGGGACCAATGATAAAGCAAGGCTTTTTAGTGCTCTTTGTGTCGTATAGGCAATTCTGCTGCTCGCTTTCAGAGCATAATACTGGCTGATAACCCTGTTGTCTGATATAGGGCAAAGCATCTTCGAGGTTCAGAATAGGATGTATTGTGGGCAGATAGGGATTGTCACATTGCTTTATCGCTGCCAAAGCGATCTTTTCAAAGCGAAATATGGTGTTGCGTTTTTCGTCCCTTACAGTATATTCCGTAAGCAAGGGGAAGAAAGCGCTCGCTCCCAGTTCGGTACACTTTTCCACCACTAATTCATCATGATGGTTTTTGAGCAGTGAAAAGGCTATGGCAAAAGGCATCTCTGGCGCTGGATGTTCTTTGATGCTGATCGCTTCCAATACTGCACAACGCTTTTCCAGCTTAACCACTCTGCACTCTGCGCTCAAGCCATTACCCCCGTTGAGCATGATCCTGGCCCCGCTTCGAATGCGTTTTACTCTGCTAAGGTGGTAATACTCATCATTTTCCAGGATGATTTCCCGGCTGTCTGTTCTCAACTGAGGATAATAGTATGATGGCATCTCTATACGAAGTAATCCCTTAGTTTCGAAAAGAAGCCCTTACCTGGTTTCAACTCCCGCTTGGCGTCATATTCCTTCAGCTTCGTGAACATCTCGGTTTCTTCCTTCGATATTTTGGTGGGGATCACAACCACAACCCGCACGATCTCATCGCCTTTGCTATATGAATTCAGGCTTTGAATGCCCTGACCTTTCAGGCGAAACAGTCTGCCGCTTTGAGTTCCGGATGGAATCTTCATTTTCACTTTTCCGCTTAGCGTGGGTACTAGGATTTCGTCCCCTAGGACTGCTTGGGATATCGAGATAGGGTATTCCATAATGATGTCGTTTCCATTGCGCTCAAACAGATCATCCTGCTTTTCATGGATTAGAACCAGGATATCTCCGCGACTTCCGTTTCTGGGTCCCACATTCCCTTGTCCACGCAGACGGATATATTGGTTTTCCTCCACTCCTGCGGGGATCTTTACGTTGATTTCTTTTACCTTTGCGATGCGCCCTTCACCATAGCATTTCCCGCATTTGTTCTTGATGATCTTGCCTTCACCTCTGCATGATGGGCATTCGGAAACGGTTTGCATCTGCCCGAAAAGGGATTGGCGAACTTGGCGCACTTGTCCCGATCCTCTGCATTGAGAGCAAGTATCCACCTGGCCGTCGGCGCTGCCGCTCCCGTTACATTTGTCACAGACTTCTTTGGTGCTTATCTTGATCTTTTTCTCGGCTCCGATGGCAATCTCGTTCAAGCTCAACGATAGTTCGATTTGCAGATCTTCTCCACGATTCGAGCTTCTTCCCGATGAACGCGATCCAAATCCACCTCCAAAAAGGCTATCGAAGATGGAAGAGAAACCGTCGCCAAAGATGTCGTTTAGATCACTACGATGCGTAAAATTCTCCCAGGAAAATCCACCCGCACCAAACTGTCCTTCTACTCCGGCATGACCATATTGATCGTAAATCTGCCGTTTATCCTTATCACTCAGGACTTCGTATGCTTCACTGGCTTCCTTGAACTTTTCTTCTGCTTCTTTGTTATCCGGATTCTTATCCGGGTGATACTGCATAGCCAGCTTGCGGTAGTTTTTCTTGATAGTTGCTTCATCGGCGTTCTTGTCAACACCCAATACTTCATAATAATCGCGTTTCGCCATCTATTCTCCTAATAAATCAAAACTATCTGCTTAGCAGAAAGCAGATCAATAAACAAAACTATCCCTGGGGATAGCCCGATTCACGAACTATCCCCGCAGGATATTTATTGGATTATTTATCGTCAACGACCTCAAAATCTGCGTCTATAGGGCCGTCATCTTTCTTATGATCTTCTTCTTTTGTTCCCACAAAATCTTCCGGATTGAAGCCTTGCGCGTTGGGATCAAATCCTGCTCCGCCACCTTGCTGTTGCTGTTGTTGCTGCTGCATGTTAGCGTAGATGATCTCCCCCAATTTTTGAGCTTTTTTGGATAGATTTTCTATAATCTGATCAACCTGTTCTTTGTCACCAAGCTTGTCAAGCCGTTCCTTGGCGTTCTTCAATTCAGCTTCCAATTCGCTTCTATCACTTTCCGGCAGTTTGTCACCATATTCAGA
The Candidatus Cloacimonadota bacterium genome window above contains:
- a CDS encoding DHH family phosphoesterase, which encodes MVADGNLSERILKARNLLPIDMESSIDDLPDEGLFANIDKVSERIREAIFQNEPMVIFGHDDPDGITSTYILYNYLNSCGYQRHSYYIPNRNLEPHGIQAGFIEHVKKNGYKLVITVDNGISAFKGVEKLNDIGCDVIITDHHLVQSDMLPNAYAVMNPQLPSCEYPFKALAGVGVVLMLIRYLAKVWEHPIDPASYFWTAVGSLADKVPMIGINRILVRHVLKHFEEVSDHTVQFLLRNYSRVDNPTDVNNFLIYTSRLIANGREEGGQHTALRFILQLSDAKARLFEGLEEQKNIWEAELNHVFSFLETLAENFVGNFFVYYDEEDAIPYSLLGTASTFIVNRLGIPTIMLKHHNGNTVCEGRCGEGFNMVDAFTHCKDHLIQFGGHAKAAGFSMNTDSYDGFLECFTDYLSANLISSNEVDEIHYDVECSLAEMNQEQWQKLEIMLPWGQKNPEPTLLIRGLKVSEMAGSWNLDCGGLHLMKDKEYDCLVLWRSANQLRILKILD
- a CDS encoding glycosyltransferase family 2 protein, coding for MLISFVIPVLNECESLNQLYDEILANLGDNTYEIIFVDDGSTDGSYKVMCDLAALDQQVKVIKFRRNFGKAAALQKGFEHADGEIVFTMDADLQDIPAEIPAFIAKLNEGFDLVSGWKKKRRDPWYKRLPSRLFNSVTGYTFKLKLNDYNCGFKAYRREVVTELSLYGEMHRYIPALAHSLGFRVGEIPVEHRARQYGKSKYGVERYLRGFFDLLTVRMITYYIKSPLYLFGRVGLISTIIGSLITLYLAVLKIFWGMPLSNRPLLLLGVLMILGGLQFISLGLISELIINRISPTQRLPLSIETMLNVEQHSKDAKP
- a CDS encoding SEC59/DGK1/VTE5 family protein, whose protein sequence is MGRLSETLRKSIHLSSLVIPLGYRYTLEYNRRIAFAMLLAALVVSLVIEFNRFWQRSFRKTFHRLFGMILRRHELKDFTGATYLLVSSLLCVAFFDERIAAASIAFLSIGDTFAALIGMNFGKRKFLRNNKSLEGSLACFVTCAVFGLWWLANPWLAIIGALTATAAELSSVPLDDNIKIPLSSALVMTVVSLFI
- the dnaJ gene encoding molecular chaperone DnaJ, with amino-acid sequence MAKRDYYEVLGVDKNADEATIKKNYRKLAMQYHPDKNPDNKEAEEKFKEASEAYEVLSDKDKRQIYDQYGHAGVEGQFGAGGFSWENFTHRSDLNDIFGDGFSSIFDSLFGGGFGSRSSGRSSNRGEDLQIELSLSLNEIAIGAEKKIKISTKEVCDKCNGSGSADGQVDTCSQCRGSGQVRQVRQSLFGQMQTVSECPSCRGEGKIIKNKCGKCYGEGRIAKVKEINVKIPAGVEENQYIRLRGQGNVGPRNGSRGDILVLIHEKQDDLFERNGNDIIMEYPISISQAVLGDEILVPTLSGKVKMKIPSGTQSGRLFRLKGQGIQSLNSYSKGDEIVRVVVVIPTKISKEETEMFTKLKEYDAKRELKPGKGFFSKLRDYFV
- a CDS encoding TatD family hydrolase; this encodes MKLFETHAHLDLPDFDSDRESLINKCFSTGIEYIINISYNKDTAISSLELAKKHLHIYTSVGFHPHDAQEFDAELVKKHAREKKVLAIGEIGLDFFRNLSPYPVQREVFANQAHLAVEYDLPVVVHDRQAHQECYNILKQENVKEAVFHCFSGDIIFAQQVLDAGWMMSFTGSITYNNSHLDDVVRLVPMDRFMIETDCPYLPPHPHRGQRNSPLLLHLVAEKIAQIKEISPNEVAEASYNNAMKFFRVPPDPVKHHKAGHKK
- a CDS encoding RsmE family RNA methyltransferase translates to MPSYYYPQLRTDSREIILENDEYYHLSRVKRIRSGARIMLNGGNGLSAECRVVKLEKRCAVLEAISIKEHPAPEMPFAIAFSLLKNHHDELVVEKCTELGASAFFPLLTEYTVRDEKRNTIFRFEKIALAAIKQCDNPYLPTIHPILNLEDALPYIRQQGYQPVLCSESEQQNCLYDTKSTKKPCFIIGPEGGFSEADIQVMQEIPSISICKRIVRAETAAICIASQYQLLALNEQY
- a CDS encoding ABC transporter ATP-binding protein, yielding MILSAKHLSKSYIDSDQIIEVLKDASLDVSAGELVCITGKSGCGKSTMLHIMGLLDEPDGGELRICSQPIRSNDPQAPIVRNRDLGFVFQFHYLIDDLSATENVALPLLIAGRSESEARARAKELLVLLGLQDRLNRYPNQLSGGEQQRVSLARALANNPKLVLADEPTGNLDPTHSNEVWEMIRKLNKELNQAFVVVTHDVEAASKASRSYELIDGRLIQLEA
- a CDS encoding ABC transporter permease → MQNLELFFLKRYIKSPKRNLFRFSFVFMVLGIVLSVGILSAGLHLFQGYESTLKRLLLDSFAHISIASSDSNLLSVEQIDQIRKITEQIDEVQSSVATLQFSLMAQNQDKIRAANLRAYDAHDDAPYSQYISKGKTQINRGEVIVGHYLLEELGLSIGDTLSLNYPRLDRISPLGIPSAHYNYVIAAVYRSGYYENDRSIVISSEEDARDLMMLPSGYSKVELRLKDADQASELAQYLINHLGVDYIAIPWNLYAESLLRLVAMEKWLIFIVFSFLVLIAGINVISTVSTIIIDKKAEIAVLQTLGAGIGSIRRLFSFRVGLVAVLSVIVGQMFGVFLSWCVEKQSFYRLKGDVYFIDTLGAQITFVNLLVIFVVATILIFICILIPLKQIERLQIIDIIRNKN